The following are encoded in a window of Nibricoccus aquaticus genomic DNA:
- the rplT gene encoding 50S ribosomal protein L20, which yields MPRATNSPASRKRRKKVLKYARGYFGNKSRLFRYAKEAVQHAWQYAYAARRKKKGDFRSLWIVRLNAACRAAGMSYSRFIEGLAAAKIGLDRKVLSDLAIRDEVAFNALVKQAQDALKTKAASLKKA from the coding sequence ATGCCTCGTGCCACAAACTCGCCCGCTTCCCGCAAGCGCCGCAAAAAAGTCCTGAAGTACGCCCGCGGTTACTTCGGCAATAAATCCCGCCTCTTTCGCTACGCGAAAGAAGCCGTCCAGCATGCCTGGCAATACGCCTACGCTGCCCGCCGCAAGAAGAAGGGCGATTTCCGCTCTCTTTGGATCGTTCGTCTGAACGCTGCCTGCCGCGCTGCCGGTATGAGCTACAGCCGCTTCATTGAAGGCCTCGCCGCCGCCAAGATCGGTCTCGACCGCAAGGTCCTCTCCGATCTCGCGATCCGCGACGAGGTCGCCTTTAACGCCCTGGTCAAACAAGCCCAGGACGCGTTGAAGACCAAGGCCGCTTCTCTCAAGAAGGCCTAA
- the rpmI gene encoding 50S ribosomal protein L35 yields MQKTKKSVAKRFKLSAKGKLIRRTPGFRHLLAAKSTKSKRRASRDKLVAEGHAKPLKRALPFGL; encoded by the coding sequence ATGCAAAAGACCAAAAAGTCCGTTGCCAAGCGCTTCAAATTGTCCGCCAAGGGCAAGTTGATCCGTCGCACGCCCGGCTTCCGTCACTTGCTTGCCGCGAAGAGCACGAAGTCCAAACGCCGTGCCTCCCGTGATAAGCTCGTCGCCGAAGGCCATGCGAAGCCTCTGAAGCGCGCCCTGCCGTTCGGCCTCTAA
- a CDS encoding MotA/TolQ/ExbB proton channel family protein, which produces MITSSLPFAFLMNQSPMELFHHGGIIMWPILVISLVGLTVVVERVIFLIRENSTREPEVVEKMLERVESGDVEGSIELGKRSKDFVARILTYALTHKDQSLHNAFVRASNNELKRFQQGVAVLDTVITAAPLLGLLGTVTGMMATFGALGASGDVASGAGAIMGGIGEALIATAAGLAIAIIGLVPYNILNSQAEQAKHDIGDASNALELIIKKSETTAS; this is translated from the coding sequence ATGATTACTAGCAGCCTGCCCTTCGCCTTCCTGATGAACCAGTCTCCCATGGAGCTCTTCCACCACGGTGGTATCATCATGTGGCCCATCTTGGTCATCTCCCTCGTCGGCCTTACAGTTGTCGTCGAGCGCGTCATTTTCCTTATCCGTGAAAACTCGACTCGCGAGCCTGAGGTCGTCGAGAAGATGCTCGAGCGCGTTGAAAGCGGCGATGTCGAAGGTTCTATCGAACTCGGAAAGCGCAGCAAAGACTTCGTCGCCCGCATTCTGACATACGCGCTGACTCATAAAGATCAGTCGTTGCACAACGCCTTCGTCCGCGCCTCCAACAACGAATTGAAACGCTTTCAACAAGGCGTCGCTGTTCTTGATACCGTCATCACCGCCGCCCCCCTCCTCGGCCTTCTCGGCACAGTCACAGGCATGATGGCTACCTTCGGCGCTCTCGGTGCCAGCGGTGACGTCGCCAGCGGTGCCGGTGCAATCATGGGTGGTATCGGTGAAGCGCTTATTGCGACCGCTGCCGGTCTCGCCATCGCTATCATCGGCTTGGTTCCGTACAACATCCTCAACTCACAGGCTGAACAAGCCAAGCACGACATCGGTGATGCCTCCAATGCTCTTGAGCTGATCATCAAGAAGTCTGAAACGACCGCTTCCTAA
- a CDS encoding ExbD/TolR family protein has product MAGGSSGGSSSGGPKKARIEIIPLIDVVFFLLATFILFTLSLNKSSGVTVQLPQSGTSEPRDPLGTVTVSITEENAIAWDKDPISLDEFIIRLQKFKQTAGPDARILLNGDESALYSSARYVFDEIRKVGINKVLIETRVAPAGGR; this is encoded by the coding sequence ATGGCCGGTGGTTCATCAGGCGGTTCCTCTTCAGGTGGTCCTAAAAAGGCACGTATCGAAATCATCCCTTTGATCGATGTCGTCTTCTTCCTACTCGCGACCTTCATTCTCTTCACGCTGTCGTTGAACAAATCGAGCGGCGTCACTGTTCAGTTGCCTCAATCGGGGACCAGCGAACCGCGTGACCCACTGGGCACAGTGACCGTCTCAATTACGGAAGAAAACGCGATCGCTTGGGATAAAGACCCGATCTCCTTGGATGAATTTATCATCCGTCTTCAAAAATTTAAGCAGACCGCCGGTCCTGATGCCCGCATCCTCTTAAACGGAGATGAATCAGCCCTCTATAGTTCCGCTCGTTACGTGTTCGATGAAATCCGCAAGGTAGGCATCAATAAAGTGCTGATCGAAACACGCGTAGCACCGGCTGGTGGCCGATAA
- a CDS encoding ExbD/TolR family protein: protein MAGAGSAAKSSGPKKARIEIIPLIDVVFFLLATFVLFTLSLNKIESIPINLPKATPPDNSKPPEEPVIIQVSDADSVFWNREPISMSEVTPRLLQYAQTTGPKVLVTGDERAKFGSLVMVLDKVREAQIEQVSIETIYRGTGR from the coding sequence ATGGCCGGTGCCGGATCTGCTGCAAAATCCTCAGGACCTAAGAAAGCACGTATTGAGATCATCCCGTTGATCGACGTCGTTTTCTTCCTTCTTGCAACCTTCGTTCTATTCACGCTCTCGCTGAACAAGATTGAATCTATTCCGATCAATCTTCCTAAAGCGACACCACCCGATAACTCGAAGCCCCCCGAGGAACCAGTGATCATCCAGGTCTCTGATGCAGACTCCGTTTTCTGGAATCGTGAACCTATCTCGATGAGCGAGGTCACTCCCCGCTTGTTGCAGTACGCGCAGACAACCGGCCCCAAGGTTTTGGTCACCGGAGACGAGCGCGCCAAATTCGGTTCCTTGGTCATGGTCTTGGACAAAGTCCGTGAAGCCCAAATTGAACAAGTCTCCATCGAGACTATTTACCGCGGCACCGGCCGGTAA
- a CDS encoding energy transducer TonB, with protein sequence MRRDLIIGIIVSVALHGLFGYGGELMKPKPKKAVVKEETPAIEVLVPPPVEPEEEEVVDATEQTNDEVASLAPPSITDVPSVVQLNDFTQAVQPPPPPNLGRPTGVMNIPAGRPGTGIGTKIGDIFSLKDLDQQPQIRGVQARPNYPFEMRRAGLNGEVVLRYVVDTNGDVRDVEVVRSSQREFESAAQQAVLKWKYKAGRKGGKAVAVRMQIPIVFNLNDE encoded by the coding sequence ATGCGTCGAGACCTCATTATCGGTATCATCGTTTCTGTAGCTCTTCACGGCCTCTTTGGCTATGGCGGCGAGCTGATGAAGCCCAAACCCAAAAAAGCTGTCGTCAAAGAAGAGACCCCAGCGATCGAAGTGCTCGTCCCGCCACCGGTTGAGCCCGAGGAAGAAGAAGTTGTTGATGCCACCGAGCAGACCAACGACGAAGTCGCCTCACTAGCACCCCCAAGCATAACGGACGTGCCAAGCGTCGTTCAGCTCAACGACTTTACCCAGGCCGTCCAACCCCCGCCTCCACCTAATCTCGGCCGCCCGACCGGCGTCATGAACATTCCCGCTGGTCGCCCGGGCACCGGCATCGGCACCAAAATCGGAGACATCTTCAGTCTGAAGGATCTCGATCAACAGCCTCAAATCCGCGGCGTCCAAGCCCGGCCAAACTACCCGTTTGAAATGCGCCGTGCTGGTTTGAATGGAGAAGTCGTTCTTCGCTATGTGGTCGATACCAATGGCGATGTCCGCGACGTCGAAGTCGTACGCTCCAGCCAGCGCGAATTCGAGTCCGCCGCACAACAAGCCGTTCTCAAGTGGAAGTATAAAGCTGGTCGCAAAGGCGGCAAAGCCGTTGCCGTGCGCATGCAGATCCCGATCGTTTTCAACCTTAACGACGAATAA
- a CDS encoding tetratricopeptide repeat protein, whose product MSLFSSPLSRGVRSSLLAAVLALAAPLASFAQTPPPAAPKRELTEKVHQAAQVLQKLIDEQKWDELIAQTTTILATVEPASFDTAYLSQLKVQGLLGKADYKGAIAPLETALSLSERYNFFGDKDLELIWLLSQLYGQIASAAEPNSAVQRENYAKAYTTLRRWLDRTPKPNPDAQYFAASILYNQALYDNKVDKAILQQAQVEAEKGLRMSIKPKEQFYALLMAISQQLGDFPKTAEYLELLVKEYPKNKSYWQNLLNAYLVQDTKGYVSAINTLERAQKLGLLNEKRDNFTLVGLHLNAQEYAIAADLFEAGLRNGTLESEQKNWELLATCYQQTRKDAKAIATLKEAIKLFPKAATLDLQVGNLYYMGDKYEDALVYMKSAVTKGLDKPQQLQALSYIAYLGLELKKLDDAKWAADKAIELDPNSKGAKDLQAAVNTAIEERNAQLKATTVTR is encoded by the coding sequence ATGTCACTCTTCTCGTCGCCTCTTTCTCGTGGAGTCCGCTCAAGCCTTCTAGCTGCAGTTTTAGCGCTGGCTGCTCCGCTCGCCTCCTTCGCCCAAACGCCGCCCCCCGCTGCCCCCAAACGGGAACTCACTGAAAAAGTTCACCAAGCGGCTCAGGTTCTCCAAAAGCTCATCGATGAGCAAAAATGGGACGAGCTGATCGCTCAAACTACGACCATTCTCGCCACCGTTGAACCAGCTAGCTTCGATACCGCCTATCTCTCCCAGCTTAAAGTGCAGGGCCTGCTTGGTAAGGCTGATTACAAAGGAGCCATCGCTCCTCTCGAGACAGCGCTAAGTCTATCCGAGCGCTACAATTTTTTCGGTGATAAAGATCTCGAACTCATCTGGCTCCTCTCTCAGCTCTACGGCCAGATCGCCTCGGCCGCCGAACCCAACTCGGCCGTCCAGCGCGAAAACTACGCCAAGGCTTACACCACCCTCCGCCGCTGGCTTGATCGCACTCCCAAGCCAAACCCCGACGCCCAATATTTCGCGGCATCGATCCTCTACAATCAAGCCCTCTACGATAATAAAGTAGATAAGGCCATACTCCAGCAGGCCCAGGTCGAAGCCGAAAAAGGTCTTCGCATGAGCATCAAGCCCAAGGAGCAGTTCTATGCCTTGCTCATGGCGATCTCCCAACAACTCGGCGACTTTCCAAAAACGGCCGAATACCTCGAACTTCTCGTCAAAGAGTATCCCAAAAATAAATCCTACTGGCAGAACCTCCTGAACGCTTACCTCGTTCAAGACACCAAGGGGTACGTCAGCGCCATCAATACCTTGGAACGCGCTCAGAAGCTCGGCCTGTTGAACGAAAAGCGCGACAACTTCACACTCGTCGGCCTTCACCTCAACGCCCAGGAATATGCCATCGCCGCCGACCTCTTCGAAGCCGGTCTCCGCAACGGCACCTTGGAATCCGAACAAAAAAACTGGGAGCTCCTCGCCACCTGCTACCAGCAGACCCGCAAAGACGCCAAGGCCATCGCAACATTAAAAGAAGCCATCAAACTCTTCCCCAAGGCCGCCACCCTCGATCTTCAAGTCGGCAATCTTTACTACATGGGCGACAAGTACGAAGACGCTCTTGTGTACATGAAGTCGGCCGTCACCAAAGGCCTCGATAAGCCCCAGCAGCTTCAAGCACTCAGCTATATCGCATACCTCGGCCTCGAGCTCAAGAAGCTCGACGACGCCAAATGGGCTGCCGACAAAGCCATCGAGCTCGATCCCAATTCCAAAGGAGCCAAAGATCTCCAGGCCGCCGTCAACACAGCCATCGAAGAGCGTAACGCTCAGTTGAAAGCCACTACCGTCACCCGCTAA
- the ubiE gene encoding bifunctional demethylmenaquinone methyltransferase/2-methoxy-6-polyprenyl-1,4-benzoquinol methylase UbiE, whose protein sequence is MSANVPDPVAVNSMFSRIARRYDIANHLLSGCMDFGWRRKLVAAVKRSAPRDILDLATGSGDVAFALGNKLPSTVPITGMDFCQPMLDEAEIKKRQSRRFDNVTFRQGDGLALPLPDACMDAVTISFGLRNMSDRHKALTEMHRVLRPRGRLFVLEFSQPSRWFRPLYFFYLRHVLPLIAGGITGDRAAYVYLNETIEQFPGREALATEIRAAGFTSVTARGLTLGSVALHEAQK, encoded by the coding sequence GTGTCCGCCAACGTGCCTGATCCCGTAGCCGTCAACTCCATGTTCTCCCGTATCGCGCGTCGCTACGACATCGCGAACCACCTGCTCAGCGGCTGCATGGACTTCGGCTGGCGCCGTAAGCTCGTCGCCGCCGTCAAGCGCTCCGCCCCACGCGACATCCTCGATCTCGCCACCGGCAGCGGCGACGTCGCCTTCGCCTTGGGCAATAAACTTCCCTCTACCGTTCCCATTACCGGCATGGATTTCTGCCAGCCGATGCTCGATGAGGCCGAAATCAAAAAGCGCCAGAGCCGCCGCTTCGACAACGTCACCTTCCGCCAAGGCGACGGCCTCGCGCTCCCACTGCCCGACGCCTGCATGGACGCTGTCACCATTTCCTTTGGCCTGCGCAACATGTCCGACCGCCACAAAGCCCTCACCGAAATGCACCGCGTACTCCGTCCTCGCGGTCGCCTCTTCGTCCTGGAGTTCTCCCAACCCTCGCGCTGGTTTCGCCCGCTCTACTTTTTTTACCTTCGCCACGTTCTCCCACTCATCGCCGGCGGCATCACCGGAGACCGGGCCGCCTACGTTTATCTCAACGAAACCATCGAGCAGTTCCCTGGACGCGAAGCTCTCGCCACCGAGATCCGCGCCGCCGGCTTCACCTCGGTCACCGCGCGAGGCCTCACGCTTGGCAGCGTCGCCCTGCATGAGGCGCAAAAGTAA
- a CDS encoding DUF1328 domain-containing protein has protein sequence MLGWSLLFFIFALIAGVLGFTGIAGTAVGIAKILFFVFLVLLVISALASALRGRPPV, from the coding sequence ATGCTCGGCTGGTCACTACTCTTCTTTATTTTCGCACTCATCGCAGGCGTACTCGGTTTCACCGGCATCGCTGGCACGGCGGTGGGCATCGCGAAGATTCTTTTCTTCGTCTTCCTCGTGCTGCTGGTCATTTCTGCTCTGGCAAGCGCGCTCCGCGGGCGTCCACCGGTTTGA
- a CDS encoding hybrid sensor histidine kinase/response regulator, with translation MNRTAPGHGGVVLVVDDVARNVQLLGATLTREGYEVLIATSGEMALERLQARLPDLVLLDLMMPGIDGMEVCRRIKKDPGMLHLPVIFLTAANESEIAAKALTEGAVDFISKPFNTAELLARVRTHVDLKRTRDELQRIIVQKNELMSVVAHDLKNPISSVRFSAFMLRDEGLKAPDPRAELVDTILECCDGLLKFIQDRLERSAADAKLGQLQLEPVDLGDVIKQVIRINVAPAHAKQQRLTCVSDLDGLPAVQADFHALGQVLGNLISNAIKFSLPGTSVTISVTADENSPDRLRVTVLDQGPGLTVDDCKDLFKPYRRLSARPTGGESSTGLGLSIAHDMIKAMGGTIDCKSDPGKGAAFWITLPLA, from the coding sequence ATGAATCGTACCGCTCCCGGACATGGAGGTGTCGTGCTCGTGGTGGACGACGTCGCGCGCAATGTGCAACTACTCGGGGCCACGCTCACACGTGAAGGCTACGAAGTGTTGATCGCCACGAGTGGCGAAATGGCGCTCGAACGTTTGCAGGCGCGTCTCCCCGATCTGGTGCTGCTCGATCTGATGATGCCGGGGATCGATGGCATGGAAGTGTGCCGACGCATCAAAAAAGACCCGGGCATGCTGCACCTGCCGGTGATTTTCCTGACGGCAGCGAACGAATCAGAGATTGCGGCGAAGGCACTGACCGAGGGCGCGGTTGATTTCATCAGCAAGCCATTCAACACGGCCGAGCTGCTCGCGCGCGTGCGCACGCATGTGGATCTGAAGCGCACCCGCGATGAACTCCAGCGCATCATCGTGCAGAAAAACGAGCTGATGAGCGTGGTGGCTCACGATCTGAAAAACCCGATCTCCTCGGTGCGTTTCAGCGCGTTCATGCTCCGTGACGAAGGGTTGAAGGCCCCTGACCCACGTGCCGAGCTTGTCGATACGATCCTCGAATGTTGTGACGGGTTGTTGAAATTCATCCAGGACCGGCTGGAGCGCAGCGCAGCGGATGCGAAGCTCGGGCAGTTGCAGCTGGAGCCGGTCGATCTGGGCGATGTCATCAAACAGGTGATCCGCATCAACGTGGCTCCGGCGCACGCGAAGCAGCAGCGGCTCACGTGCGTGAGCGATCTGGACGGGCTGCCTGCAGTGCAGGCAGATTTCCACGCACTGGGCCAGGTGCTGGGCAATCTCATCTCCAACGCGATCAAGTTTTCGCTGCCCGGCACGAGTGTGACGATCAGCGTGACGGCCGACGAAAATTCTCCAGACCGATTGCGCGTGACCGTGCTCGATCAAGGGCCGGGGCTCACTGTCGATGACTGCAAGGATCTGTTCAAACCGTACCGCCGACTGAGCGCGCGGCCGACCGGTGGCGAATCGAGCACGGGGCTCGGGCTCTCGATCGCGCATGATATGATCAAGGCGATGGGCGGCACGATCGACTGCAAGTCGGACCCGGGCAAAGGCGCGGCGTTTTGGATCACGCTGCCGCTCGCGTGA
- a CDS encoding ATP-binding protein, which translates to MKNTILRFWHAGLLGVAALLLVLSVLTGLWAGWRAYDRVRWVNHTYRVMEMTSQTASLIKDAELDQRAFLISGSTAYRESYFESETAVRKSLAELSEIVADSQRQAARSDELSRLVELRLAALRKSVEIYVRRDEAPTNDAGLRQMAEIDALVRVMHSEETALLDQRRENMRRELWTTALMIVLSGGMALVLGINSFAFMRRAFSALKREAELLRAKEKAEQADREKSEFLANMSHEIRTPMNAVLGFAELLRGIVTTPKQRQYIDAINTSGKALLSLINDILDLSKIEAGKLDLTLKPMSLRGVFHGIATIFEQQAGERGVKLEFTVDASVPPAVIFDSVRLRQILFNVVGNALKFTSQGTVHVRTWSRLTEGDETSVTLYLSVADTGVGIAPEHHELIFEPFRQVRNSQTAQAGGTGLGLSITRRLSHLLNGSVRVESVPGQGSTFLFEFVKVAISAALPDEDRMPSEGENLDHLRPSLILVVDDVSLNRDLMLGYFEGTRHRLLYASGGLEGVAMAKKYRPDIILMDMRMPDLDGHSARNAIREFPELASIPMIAVTASSLLTEELNLRKIFEGYLRKPLTRALLYTELARLLPAEGVRQSASPLPVSLEAINVLVDAARWRDLVGHLRTLEKNTWPILSKSMGARETEAFARELIVAGNAAACAPLADYAAKLLAEVQAFDIQAQEKTMKTFPELVTGIDRLAREASS; encoded by the coding sequence ATGAAGAACACGATCCTCCGTTTCTGGCATGCCGGGCTGCTTGGTGTCGCGGCTTTGCTGCTCGTGCTCTCGGTGCTGACCGGTTTGTGGGCGGGCTGGCGCGCGTACGATCGTGTGCGATGGGTCAACCACACTTACCGCGTGATGGAGATGACGAGCCAGACGGCGTCGCTGATCAAGGATGCGGAGCTCGATCAACGCGCCTTCCTGATCAGCGGCTCGACAGCGTATCGGGAGTCTTATTTCGAGTCGGAGACCGCGGTGAGGAAAAGTCTGGCGGAGCTGAGTGAGATCGTGGCGGACAGCCAGCGGCAGGCGGCGCGCAGCGATGAGCTGAGCCGGCTGGTGGAGCTGCGGCTCGCCGCGCTGCGCAAGAGCGTGGAGATTTATGTGCGCCGCGACGAAGCGCCGACCAACGATGCCGGTCTGCGGCAGATGGCGGAGATCGATGCGCTCGTCCGCGTGATGCACTCCGAGGAAACGGCGCTGCTCGACCAGCGGCGGGAAAACATGCGCCGCGAACTTTGGACGACGGCGCTGATGATCGTGCTCTCGGGCGGCATGGCGCTGGTGCTGGGGATCAATTCGTTCGCGTTTATGCGCCGCGCGTTCAGCGCGCTGAAGCGCGAGGCCGAGCTGTTGCGCGCGAAAGAAAAGGCTGAGCAGGCCGACCGCGAGAAGAGCGAGTTTCTCGCGAACATGAGCCACGAGATCCGCACGCCGATGAATGCGGTGCTCGGTTTCGCGGAGTTGCTGCGGGGCATCGTGACGACGCCCAAGCAGCGCCAGTACATCGATGCGATCAATACCAGCGGCAAGGCGCTGCTCTCGTTAATCAACGACATCCTCGATCTTTCGAAGATCGAAGCAGGCAAACTGGATCTCACGCTGAAGCCGATGTCTTTGCGCGGAGTTTTCCACGGGATAGCGACGATCTTCGAGCAGCAGGCGGGCGAGCGAGGCGTGAAGCTGGAGTTCACGGTGGATGCCTCGGTGCCGCCTGCGGTGATTTTCGACTCGGTGCGGCTGAGGCAGATTTTATTCAATGTGGTGGGCAACGCACTGAAGTTCACGTCGCAGGGCACGGTCCACGTCCGCACATGGAGCCGGTTGACCGAGGGAGACGAGACATCGGTGACGCTTTATCTGAGCGTGGCGGATACAGGGGTGGGCATCGCGCCCGAACACCACGAGCTGATCTTCGAGCCGTTTCGACAAGTGAGGAACAGCCAGACGGCGCAGGCGGGCGGCACTGGATTGGGGTTGAGCATCACACGCCGGCTCTCGCATCTGCTCAACGGAAGCGTGCGCGTGGAGAGCGTGCCAGGACAGGGATCCACCTTCCTATTTGAGTTTGTGAAGGTTGCGATTTCTGCGGCGCTTCCTGATGAGGATCGCATGCCGTCGGAAGGTGAAAACCTCGATCATCTGCGGCCCAGCTTGATCCTGGTCGTGGACGATGTGTCGCTGAATCGCGATTTGATGCTGGGGTATTTTGAGGGAACGAGGCACCGGTTGCTTTACGCGAGCGGGGGTCTGGAAGGCGTCGCGATGGCTAAAAAATACCGGCCCGACATCATCCTCATGGATATGCGAATGCCGGACCTCGATGGGCATTCGGCGCGCAATGCGATCCGGGAGTTTCCCGAGCTGGCGTCCATTCCGATGATCGCGGTGACGGCCTCCAGTCTGCTGACGGAAGAGCTCAATCTGCGGAAAATTTTTGAAGGTTATCTGCGCAAGCCGCTCACGCGCGCTTTGCTCTACACCGAGCTCGCGCGACTGCTGCCGGCGGAGGGCGTGCGCCAGAGCGCATCGCCGCTGCCGGTCTCGCTGGAGGCGATCAATGTGCTGGTGGATGCCGCGCGCTGGAGGGATCTGGTCGGACACCTGCGCACGCTGGAGAAAAACACCTGGCCGATCCTCTCAAAATCAATGGGGGCGCGTGAGACGGAGGCGTTCGCGCGCGAACTCATCGTCGCTGGCAACGCCGCCGCGTGCGCGCCACTTGCGGATTACGCAGCGAAACTCCTCGCGGAAGTGCAGGCTTTTGACATTCAAGCGCAGGAAAAAACCATGAAGACGTTTCCCGAACTCGTCACAGGCATCGACCGGCTCGCACGGGAGGCCTCGTCATGA